Within the Gorilla gorilla gorilla isolate KB3781 chromosome 15, NHGRI_mGorGor1-v2.1_pri, whole genome shotgun sequence genome, the region ataagtgtgatgtggtgctgagaagaatgtatattgtgttgacttggggtggagagttctgtagatgtgtattacGCCTACTTGGTCTAgagatgagttcaagtcctggacatccttattaattttctgtcatgTTTTCTGTCTAATATTAACAGTGGGGTGTTACTGTCTCCCATTACTATTGTATGGGTgtctaagcctctttgtaggtctctaagaacttgctttatgaatctgggttctcctgtattgggtgcatatatatttaggatagttagctcttcttgttgaattgattcctttaccattatgtgatggccttctttgtctcctttcatctttgttggtttaatgtctgttttatcagagaccaggattgcaatccctgctttttttttgctttccatttgtttggtagatcttcctccatccctttgagAGGTggcagcgtgctggcagcccttgctcactctcggcgcctcctcagCCTCGGCACccactctggccacgcttgaggagcccttcagcctgctgcactgtgggagcccctttctgggctggctgaGACTGGAGCTGgcttcctcagcttgcagggaggtgtggagggagaggcatgggTGGGAACTGGGGCTGTGCGCAGCACTTGCAGGCCAGCACGAGTTCTGGGTGGGTTTGGCCTTGGCggcacaatgcactgcggaaagccACAGGGAAAGCGCTTTCTGCCCTTGAAAGCGGGGTATTGTctaaggtttctccccatgtgataatctgaaatatggcctcatgggataagaaagacctgactgtcccccagcctgacacccataaagggtctgtgctgaggtggattagtacaagaggaaagcctcttgcagtcgagatagaggaaggccactgtctcctgcctgcccctgggaactaaatgtctcggtataaatcccgattgtacatttgttcagttctgagatgagagaaaaaccgccctatggtgggaggcaagacatgtttgcagcaatgctgccttgttattcttttctCCACcaagatgtttgggtggagagaaacataaatctggcttacgtgcacgtccagtcatagtaccttcccttgaactgaATTATGACGTAGATTCTATTGCTCACATGTttgttgctgaccttctccttattatcaccctgccctcctgctacattcctttttactgaaataatgacgataataatcaataaaaactgagggaactcagagaccggtgctggtgcaggtccttggtatgctgagcgccggtcctCTGGActcactgttgtttctctatactttgtctctgtgtcttatttctctttctcagtctctcgtcccacctgactagaaatacccacaggtgtggaggggcaagcCACCCCTTCAAGCAGTAGCAAcacgcttgggtccccttccacactgtggaagctttgttctttcgctctttgcaataaatcttgctgctgctcactctttgggtccacactgcctttatgagctgtaacactcaccgtgaaggtctgcagcttcactcctgaggccagtgaggccacgaacccaccggaaggaatgaacaactccggacgggaggaacgaacaactccagacatgccgccttaagagctgtaacactcactgcgaaggtccgcagcttcactcctgaagccagcgagaccacgaacccaccagaaggaagaaactctgaacatgtCTGAACAtcggaaggaacaaactccggacacgctgcctttaagaactgtaacactcaccgcgagggtccgcagcttcattcttgaagtcagtgagaacaagaacccaccaattccagacacacctccattttgagcctatgtgtgtctttgcacgtgagatgggtctcctgaatacagcacaccatatgggtcttgattctttttccaatttgccagtctgtgtcttttaattggggcatttatcccatttacattgaaggttagtattgttatatgtgaatttgatcctgtcatgatgttagctggttattttgcccattaattgatgcagtttcttcatagcatcaatggtctttacaatttcatatgtttttgcagtgggtggtaccggttgtgcctttccatgtttagtgcttccttcaggagctcttattgtaaggcaggcctggtggtgacaaaatctctcagcatctgcttgtctgcaaaggattttatttctccttcacttacaaagcttagtttggctggatatgaaattctagtttcaaaaatcttttctttcagaatgttgaaaATTGGTCCCAACTCTTTTCTGGTTTgtatggtttctgctgagagatctgctgttagtctgatgggcttccctttgttggtaacccaacctttctctctggctgcccttaaccttGCTGAGTCTGAGAATTATGtgccttggggttgctcttctcaaggagtatctttgtgatgttctctgtatttcctgaatttgaatgtttcttttttcttttttttttgtctctaatcttgtcttctcactttatttcattaattttatattcaatcactgatatcctttcttccacttgattgaatcagttattgaagcttgtgtatacttcatgaagttcttgtacTGTGGTtatcagctccatcaggtcatttaagctcttctctacatTCTtcattctagttagccattcgtttaaccttttttcaaggtttttagcttccttgtaatgggttagaacatgctcctttagctggGAGTAGTTTGTTATTATTGAccttctgaagcttacttctgtCAAGTTATCGAACTCATTCTCcacccagttttgttcccttgctggtgaggacttgtagtcctttggaagagaagagacGTTCTGGTTTCCGGAAgtttcagcctttctgctctggtttctctccatctttgtggttttatctacctttggtctttgatgttggtgacctatggATGGGGTtttagtgtggatgtcctttgctATTCTGATGTTGATGCTGTCGTTTGCTGATGTTGAtggtattcctttctgtttgttagttttccttctaacaggcccgTCAGCTGCAGGTCTTTGGGGGTTTGCTGGAAGGCCATTCCAGACCTTATTTTCTTGGGTATCACtagaggaggctgcagaacagcaaatattgctgcctgatccttcttctggaagctttgttccacaggggcacccacctgtatgaggtgtctctcCGCCCCTACTGGGCGGTGTTTTTCAGTCAAGCTACATGGGGGTCACGGACCCACTtggggaggcagtctgtccgttatCAGAGCAcgaactccgtgctgggagaagcaCTGCTGTCTTTAGAGCTGTCAGGCAAGACACtgaagtctgcagaagctgtctgctgccttctgttcagatatgccctgccccctgaggtggaatctagagaggcagtaggccttgctgagctgcggtggctTCCGCCCAGTTAGAGCTTCCCtgcggctttgtttacactgtgatcATAGAACGCCTACTGAATAGCAGTGGAGGACTTCCCTCCCCCACCGccccgttaattgatgcagtttcccccccccccaccccccgccctcTCCACCCTACCCGTCAAGCTCCAGCTCCAGCGGAGGATGCTCCAGGGACAGCGATGTCAGGAGTGAGATGCAGGGGCTGCCTTAGAGTCTGGATGCATTTGGTAGCGGGGTGTGAGGCACCGGGCCGGGGAGCAGGGCCGGAAGGAACGTGCTGGATCTGGGATGCTACCAGACGGGGCGTCCCATAGACCGAGGCAGTCCCGTACCTTACAACTCTCAGATGAGCTCCACGGTGGGCTTGGCCACCGCGACCCCTACTGCCGAGGCTGCTGCAGAGGAgccgccgccaccgccaccgCTGTGGAGCAGCCACACATGCTAGACTCCGCTTCAGTAAAGCCCGGGCGGTGAGCGCTGCCGCAGAGGCGAGCCCCCTCCAGACAGGGGCGGTTGCGTGAGCGCCCCTCCCCCGACCGGGCCTTGGAGCGCGGGCTCCCACGCCCGCCCGGAGAGCTGCCCGACTGAGCATGCGCGTCGCGCTGCCGAGCCTCCTGAGACCCCGCGGGCTGGCGCCGACCTTTCTTGCCGGCTCCGGCGTGAGAGGCCCGTCGGCGTGAGAGGCTCAGCGTGTGTCGCCCAGTGTCACTGCCTTTGGGGCGGGGGACAGCGTCCCCACTTTCCGTGTACTCAATCCTCGGGCCCGTGGGCAGAAcccatttcttttgtttgtggGCCTGGGTACCTTGCAGGGCCTTTCTCTATTCCCCACCGGCTCAGGACCCGTCCAGCTTGTACTTGCTGACTCGGGAGGGAACTCGGGACGTAGGGCCATGCGGGGAGAGGACCTGGCCTGATCTGGGAGGCAAGGGGCGGGGAGGTGTTAGAGAGTTCATCCTTCCCCACTCTCTCCGGGCTCGCCCTGCCTCGGGGATTCCCGTGACGTCCTGGGAGTTCCCGTGCACCTTCCTTCCAGCTGGCAGCTCTGCAGACACCTCCACCCCTGAACATCACGCTCAAGTtctggagacagggaggagggcTGGGGGATCCAGAGATCCAGCCTGACTAGACTTCTGCTCTCTGCTCAGCTAAGCACCCAACACTGAGAAACGAACAGGTCGATTCGATTCAAAGCCCCGCAATCATCTGCATTTTATTTGCACCTCATTTGCAAGTTGTTAGTTTGCAACTCTGCTCCTTCCACTCCAGGTTCCTTCTCTCCCATCACCCCTCAAATTCCCCAGTGGCCCGGGCAAAAAATATCTTGGTCTTTGCCAAGGTAGACTCAGCCTTGTCAGCAGGCCTGTCCTGTGTTCTCAGGGGAGGCCTTTACCCAAGGCCACAACAACAGCAGGAATCCCGAGTAAGACGCCACCTTGACGGCCGGATCTTTTCACAGGGCAGAACTGATTTTATGAGGTGAACAGTAAGGTGAGCAGAGGTGGGAAAGGCCAGTGGGTGAATGCAGGAACAGCACCAGGAGTTAGAGCCCAACTCTGGCCCGTGGGCTGTCTCCCGGTCCTCAGAGGCGGGACGGGGTTCCTCCACCCACCACCATTGTTTCCCCAGTGATGTAGCTGGCATCTTCAGAGCACAGGAAAGACACGATGCCAGCACAATCCTCTGGCTCGCCTAACCTGGGGAATAAGGGAAGCAAGGAAGGGGGTAAAAACCAAACAGGTCTGCTTCCCTCACCTGGGACATAGGGAGTTAAATTTGCTTAATCAAGAATTATCAGATGACTTTTTCAGGATCAGTGCACAAGCTTTCTGCCTATCAAATAGTGTTACCATGAGGATATGCTGTTATAATTTAGTATAAGCATACTGTACTCTGCAAAAACCATTACCCATAATATTCAAATACTatggaaacacactgttttttAGAGAGCTCAGGACACCAAAATCCAAAGTTATATAGATAAAATGGTGAGCAATTAATTATTTCATACTTCAAAAAAATGGTTTCACATGTGCACACACTAAAGTATCAGGGAGTCTGTGTGACAGTAAATGGTGTGTTTAAAATGATTCCATTTGTACAGATTCAGCTTAGAACTTTTTCAGGAATCTATATTGTCCCTTAAAGTCAGGTTCATTTGGTGAGAATGTGCTAATTCTTATTTTATCAGTGACTACATAGTTAGGAGACACTTTAATCTGCCTGCCATAGAATGCTCTAGAGGTGGGCAGAGTGAGTAACTCAAACCTAGAAGGGCTGAATTAATGCTTCTCCATTCTAGTTGTATCTTGCAATCATTTGAGAggcttaaacaaaaaaagaaaagaaaagaaaagacaaagaaaagcaaaagcccAGATGGTCAAGTCCTACCTTGGACCAGTTAAAAAGAATCTTTGGGAGTGGGTGGGGCCTGAGCACCTGCAGtttaaaaagctccccaggtgattctaatgtgaatCCAGTATTGAGCTACATGGGCTAGATCATTCATTGGTGCTCTAGGTTGACAATCCCCTGACTTATTAATGAGTTATGAACCAGGCCTGCAGCTCATGTCTCACATCAGAATGGCTTTGGGAAGATTTGGGATGTCTGGACCAGTACAGAGTTAGGCATTGCTGGCATTTGTCCTTGAAGCCAGAAGCTAAAGAGAGGCAGGGAACTTAGAGGAAAGGGAGCCCGACAAAGGTGCTTGAACCGTTCACTCAGCTCACTGGGGAAGAAAGTAACTCCTTAGGCAAGGGGAGTTTGGGGCTTAGTAAAactcttcattcttttcatttggATTGTAGATCATCAACCTGAGTTTTGTAAACATGTGTCATTATTCAAGGGAACTAAAAAAGCATGGTTTTAGTTATGGTCCCTGGTCTCCATGGATGCTTAGAGGTGGAGGCAATCCCCCAGGTGGAGAGAGGACTCAGGGCTTCTCCCAGAGCTCTGCACTGCTGAAACCCCGAGGTCTCTGTGTTTACCTTTTGAAAGGGAAGCTGACTTCTTGCTCAGGCCACTGTAGTGATAGTGTTTATGAATTTGTGGTCTGTGAGGCAGAAGAGAGCCTGCCTGTGTTATCTGTGGGACTGAGACAGCGGGCTGTGGGCTGCTAGGGACCAGACCTTCCCATCTTCATGTCTCTTAGTGCCCTTGCCCTCATGACAGTTTACCTTCTTATCTGCAGGGTTTCTTTCATGCTTTCCTGTTTTTCCTTGTCCATCCAGAGCTGCAGGAAGAAGGGAAatctctttatgtttttttttctttttcttttcttttctttttttttttagaagcggaatcttgctctttcgcccaggccggactgtagtggcgctatcttggctcactgcaagctccgcctcctgggttatgccattctcctgcctcagcctcccgagtagctgggattacaggtgcccaccaccgcgcctggctaattttttgtatttttagtagagacggggtttcaccgtgttagccaagatggtctcgacctcctgaccttgtgatctgcccgcctcggcctcccaatgtgctgggattacaggcatgagccactccacccagAAATCTCTTTATgtttaagaaaaggaaagtgaGGAACAGAAAGGGAAGAAACTGCCCATCCTCATGGTAACTGagaggagggatggggagagagactTCCCTCTTTcacttcctatttttttctagctCCCAGCTCTCCCCACTGCCCTCAtctgtttcatttgtttcaggTTCTAGTGATGCATTTTGCTGCGTCTCTCCAATTCTCATCCATGTAAGGAGGGAGGAAACAGTGTGAGTACAGTCTGAATACCTCAGTCTCCAGCCTATACCTCAGAAACGGTGTGATAAGAGTCCGGCTTGTATAGGGCAGGTGGTACAGAGAGGGAATATGGGAAAGTCCAGGGAAGGAGAATGGAGTGGCTGAGAGCTCAGGACTCAGGTACTGGGCTTCCCTGTCCAAGAAGATGGATGCCTTTCAAGGGGTCCCAGTCAAATGCAAAGCTCCCCTTCCTCACCATCCTGCTGAAGCTAGTCTTGATAAGTCCAGGTGCTAGGCAGTTCACCCTAATGTTCCTTGGGGCCAGCTCTATGGCCAGGTTCTTGGTCAGGCCCAGCAAGGCTGTTTTACTGACATTGTAAGGACTGAAGCcctggagaaagaagagaatgtgTTAGACTCATAGTTTCCAGGTCATTCTTGGTTCTAATAACTAGACATAGAGGGCAGTGCTCAATAGGGATCTCCTGTAAGGGAGGGGCAGAGTTAGGAAACTGTCTTGTGGCTAAATCTCCCCTAGGTTATGGTTTGTGGAGGCAAGGCATCTATTTTGTGGGCAGGGACTTGGTGGTGTGATTCTAAAAGGGGACACAAACTTCTTTGGGTAATAGGAGGGGTGGAAAGATGTGGAGTGGAGGATGGGATGGAAGAGGTAGACAAAAGGGTTCTTACAGGAGATGGACTGAAGGCTGCTATGGAAGACACGATCACCACTGAGCCGCCTCTGGAAAAAGAAGAGAGCTGACCATCTTCCCATTGTGGACCAGTGCCCTCAGCCCGTGTGGGGTCCCCTCTCACCCaggctctctctcactctctgtacCCTCGTTTCTCCATTTCCGGCACCACTGCCTTTGTCATCAGGGCTGGGGCCTTCACATTAATGTCCAGAGTCTGAAGCCAAGAGAAGGAGGGGAAACAGCATGAGTGAAGAGCACTGGAGGAGGCATGAAAAAATGGGGAGTTAGAGTGGGTTCCTAGGATGTTTGTCAGAGCTGACGAAGATCTTAGGATGATACACCTGCATCTTACACATGAAGCAACTGAGGTTCAGGGAGAAGTAGCTCTCACCAGCTGCTCAGCTAGATAATGATACATTAGGTTCAGGTGAGCAAAAATGGAGCCTGGTTCATCTTGTTTCATAATCAGCCAAGTATGATTTGGGCCAGAAGGGGCCTTTGGATTTGAGCtgtgttttctctgtttcttcaaaGTAGGTAGAGC harbors:
- the LOC115930536 gene encoding dehydrogenase/reductase SDR family member 4-like isoform X1, which encodes MHKTGLLGLCARAWNSVRMASSGMTRRDPLANKVALVTASTDGIGFAIARRLAQDGAHVVVSSRKQQNVDQAVATLQGEGLSVTGTVCHVGKAEDRERLVATAVKLHGGIDILVSNAAVNPFFGSIMDVTEEVWDKTLDINVKAPALMTKAVVPEMEKRGGGSVVIVSSIAAFSPSPGFSPYNVSKTALLGLTKNLAIELAPRNIRVNCLAPGLIKTSFSRMLWMDKEKQESMKETLQIRRLGEPEDCAGIVSFLCSEDASYITGETMVVGGGTPSRL
- the LOC115930536 gene encoding dehydrogenase/reductase SDR family member 4-like isoform X2, whose translation is MHKTGLLGLCARAWNSVRMASSGMTRRDPLANKVALVTASTDGIGFAIARRLAQDGAHVVVSSRKQQNVDQAVATLQGEGLSVTGTVCHVGKAEDRERLVATTLDINVKAPALMTKAVVPEMEKRGGGSVVIVSSIAAFSPSPGFSPYNVSKTALLGLTKNLAIELAPRNIRVNCLAPGLIKTSFSRMLWMDKEKQESMKETLQIRRLGEPEDCAGIVSFLCSEDASYITGETMVVGGGTPSRL